The Aureimonas mangrovi genome contains the following window.
GCCGTCCGAAAGCCGCCTTGCAGCCTCCCGCAAGCGTGTCGTCGCCGGCAGCGTGAAGCCCGGGGGGGCTATCGTGCCTTCGGCTGGAACCACGAGGCCGGGCAGGGCGCCGATCTCCACAATACGTCCCTGATCCACATCACCCACGAAGGCGGCGACATAGTCGCTCTGCGGATCCAGCACGATCTCCTGTCCGGTCCCCTCGCGGACGAGCTCACCGTCCTTGAGGATCGCGATGCGATCGCCAAGACGCAGGGCCTCATCGAGATCATGCGTGATGAATACGATGGTGCGGCCGAGTTCGCCCTGCAAATCGAGGAGAAGGCTCTGCATATCCGTGCGGATGAGCGGGTCCAGCGCCGAAAAAGCCTCGTCCATCAGCATGATGTCGGCATCCGTGGCGAGTGCACGGGCAAGGCCCACGCGCTGCTGCATTCCGCCGGAAAGCTGAGCGGGATAGCGAGTTTCCTGACCTGCGAGCCCGACGCGCTCGATCCATCGACGGGCCCGCTCCACGCGTTCGGCCCGGCCGACGCCCGCCGCTTTCAGCCCATACGCGACGTTCTCCTCGACCGTTCGATGCGGCAGGAGCGCGAAGCGCTGGAACACCATGGAAATCTTGCGCCGGCGCACCTCGCGCAGCTCGCGTTCGGGCAGCCCCAGCATGTCGACGCCGTCGACCTCCACGCTGCCGCTCGTGGGCTCGATGAGGCGGTTGATGTGGCGCACGAGCGTGGACTTGCCCGAGCCCGACAGGCCCATGATGACCTGGATGTGGCCCTTGGCGACATCCAGATCCACATCCCGCAGCGCCAGCCGCGTGCGATAGCGCTCGATGAGCGCGGGGCGCTCCTCGGGGTCGCGCATGCGCTCGGCCACTACGCCGGCGTCCGAGCCGAACAGCTTGGTCAGCCCCCTCAGGCGGATGGCCGCATCACTCATCGGAGCCGCCCTCCCGGCGCTGCAACCGCCGCCCCAGAGCCTGACTCGTACGATCGAAGACGATTGCGATCGCCACGATAGCGAGGCCATTGAGGAGACCTTGCGTGAAATACTGGTTGGTGATCGCCTGCAGGACCGGTTGGCCGAGGCCGCGAACGCCGATAAGCGACGCGACGACCACCATCGCCAGTGCCATCATGATCGTCTGATTGATGCCGGCCATGATGGTGGGAAGCGCCAGCGGAAGCTGGACCTCGGTCAGCTTCGCCCACGGGCTTGAGCCGAAGGCGTCTGCTGCCTCCAGTGTCTCCTTGTCGACGAGGCGGATACCGAGATTGGTCAGCCGGATCACCGGCGGCATGGCGTAGACCACCACCACGATGACGCCGGGAATAAGCCCGATGCCGAGAAGCATGACGATCGGGATGAGATAGACGAAGGACGGCATGGTCTGCATCACGTCCAGCACCGGGTTCAGCGTAGCCTGAAGCCTGTCGGAGCGCGACATCGCGATGCCGACGGGAACGCCGATCGCCACCGCGAGGAGGGTGCAGACAAGGATGACGGCGAGCGTGCGCATCGCGTCGTCCCACATGCCGAGGAGCCCGATCAGGACGAATGCGACAAGCGCACCGAGCGTGATGGCGCGCGAGCGCGAGGAAAACCAGATGATCGTGCCGAAGACGGCGAGCACCAGCCACCAGGGGGCGCCGAGTAGAAGCTGTTCGAACCACAGCAGAAAGTCGAGGAGCGGCCGAAAGATCGCTTCGATTGTCGTCCCGTAGCTTCTCGAGAACGCACGATACTGCCCGTCGATCGCCCTCGCGATCTCACGCAGCACGCGCGGCTCGATCTGCGGGAAGGCCCAGAGCCAGTCCATCATCCGCCTTCTCGTTCATGGCGGCAGGCCCTGCCCGCCGGATGGCGCCCGGAAAGCCGGACAAGTGGTGGCAGATGTGCGCCGGTGGGGCGATGTCAAACGCCTGCGACGATCAGGCCGGCAGCATCCGCCGGATCTCGGACGGGCGGAACGGCTTGGCGATCCGCGGGACGTCGCGGAAGGCCTCGGGCAACGACGGAAGGCTGCCGGAGACGAAGCAGAACGGAACGTGCCGCTTGAGAAGATCGTGGGCAACCGCCAGCGAATTGCGCGAACGGCTGCCGAGATCAAAATCGAGGAACGCGAAATCCACGCCCTCGGCCACACGGTCGAGACCGCTTTCCACGTTGCCAGCCAGAACGCACTCCGCGCCGCAACCGTCGAAAACGATATCTTCGAGGTCCATCGCGATCAGCGGCTCGTCTTCAAGGATCAGGATACGCATGACTTCGCCCTTTGCCTTCTGTTTCAAAGCAACGATATGGCCAAGGCGTGGTTTCGTGTCCGATCGATCTTTACGAAAATTCGCAGAGAATTCGACAATTCTTGGTAAATGCATCGTTAAATTCACTGCACGCTGAGCGAGGCCGGCTGCAGGACGGTAATGGGTTGGGACCGTCTTGTGCTCATCGACTGGAGAAGTTCGCCTGCCACATGGGTCGCCGAGACAGGGCGACCGAAAAAGAAACCCTGCAACTGGTCGCAACCGAAGGCACGCAGAAGATCGGCCTGCTCTTGCGTCTCGATGCCTTCGGCCGTGACCTTCAGGCCGAGATTGTGCGCGAGCGCAATAATGGTTTCGAGGATCTGGGGAATGCTCGTTTTGCCCTCATCGAAGGCCGCCATGAAAGACTGGTCGATCTTCAGCTTGTCGAACGGGAAGCGCCAGAGGTAGCCGAGCGAGGAGTATCCGGTGCCGAAGTCGTCCATGTCTACGGAAACGCCGAGCGTCTTGAGCGCGCGCAACTGTTCGAGGATGGCGTCGGACTGCTCCAGCAACAGTGACTCGACGACTTCGATGCCGAGCCGGTGGCCGGGTATGCCAGCTTCGGCCAGTGCTCGACGCACGATCTCGACGAGGTCGCCGTCATGGAACTGCACGGCTGACAGGTTGACGGAGACGAACAGATGTTCGGGCCAAAGGGCTGCCTGGCGCGCGGCCTCGCCGATGACCCACGAGCCGATGTCCTTGATGTAGCCGCGCGCTTCCGCGATCGGAATGAACACTGATGGTGGTACGAACCCGCCTTCACCGTCGGGCATTCGGATCAATGCCTCAAATCCTATCAACTCCTGAGACTGACCGGAGACGATGGGCTGGTAGAAGAGCTCGAAGCCGTTGCCGGAGAGCGCCTCGCGAAGAAGCTGCTCCATCTGGCGTCGACGATGAGAATCGGTATCCATCGATGGGCGGAAAAGCGTGAATTCTTCCCGCCGCACGGCCTTCTGATGAAGGAATGCAAGTTCAGCGTGTTTAATGAGGTCGGTGTAGCTGCGCCCGTGCTCGGGCGTCATCGCCGCACCGATCGAGAGACCAGGAACGACACGCCCTCCGTCCAGTTCGATCGGGTCGCTCATCGCGGCAGTGATCCGGTGCGCGAACGCGTGAAGGTTCTCCTCGGCTCGCACCCCGCGCTGAAGAATGGCGAATTCGTCCGGGCCGATGCGGGCCACGAGGTCGCCCCGCTCTGCGATTTCGCCGAGCCGCGCTGCGATCGCTCGCAGGAGTTCGTCGCCGCAGGCCTGGCCCATGCTGTCGTTGATGTCGCCGAGGCCGTCCACGTCGATGAACCAGAGCGCCATGCGCTCGCGGGTGGCGCGGGATGTGGAGAGGATGCGGTCCGTCTCCTCGTGCATGCGCCTGCGGTTGAGGAGAGTCGTCAGAGAATCGTGGTTGTGAAGGAAGACGATACGCTCGTCCGCCTCGTCCATGCGTCGCTTTCGGCGCATGTAAAGGAGCGCGGGCAGTCCTGCGGCCACGAAGAGAATGGCGAGAAGCTGCAGGGAGGCCAAGCTGAGCGTCCTCGCGAACGCGATGTTCTCTGCGGTGGTGTCGATCTGGGCCGAGAGATAGGCGACTGGCCTCCCGTCCTCGATCAGCGGCATGACGATGGAGGGAATGTCTCCGGCCCCACTCGCCATCTGCCAATAGCCCTCGCGCGCCAGCGTCTCGTGCGAGAGGCGCCGGCCTTGCGAAACGCCGCCGGGCCGGTCCCGCAGCATCCAGGCCTCGCCCTTAGCCCCGGTGCTGAACACCTCGGCGCCCGTCTGGTCGAAGATGCTGAAGCCGGTGATCTGCGCGAGGGCAGCCGCATTCCTGATCCGCGTCTCGATGTCGGGCACGCGCGCGACGCCGGTCACGAGCGCGTCCAGCCGTTCGCGATTGGCGAGCAGATAGTCTGCGAAGGTTGCCGCGCGATGATTGGCGTTTTCCTGCACGAGCCGTTCGATCGTCGACTGGCCAAGCCAGGTCGTGCCGAGTGCAATGAACGCCGCGATGGCCAATCCGCCGCCGAACGTCGCCAGGTATCTTTTCGCGATCGTCAGAAGCATCACGCCGTCCAGCTCTTGCCGAGCCAACCTACACGCGCTTCCTTAAAAAATCGGTGAGACAAAGTCGAAAGGGCGGTCGCTTCAGACTTTCCAGCGACGGTGGAACCACATCCACTGTTCGGGTGCTTCGCGCACCCAGCCTTCCACCACGTCATTGAGAAGCTGGCAGCTTGCGTCGACGTCGATCGCTCCGCCTTCATCGCGTGGAAGGTCCAGCCTCGGGCTCAAAACAAGACGATAGCGCCCGTCGGCAAGACGAAGCGAGCGCACGGGGTAGACTTCTGCGTCGAACTGACGCGCAAGTTTCGGCAAAAGCGGGTTGGTGCGAACGGGCCGTCCGAAGAAAGTTCCCGGCCGGCCGCGCGCGAACTTCTGGTCGACGAGCATTCCGACGGATTTTCCGTCCTGCAGTGCGGCGGCAAGCGGCCACACCGCGCCCGCCTTCGAGGGAACGAGATGGCCGCCGCGCGTGCGCCGCGCGCCGAGCACCTTGCGCCCGATGAAGCGGTTGTTGGGCGGCCGGAACAGCACTGTGACCTCCAGGTCGAAGGTCGCCGCGCAGATTGGCAGGAGCTCGAAACAGCCCAGATGCCCCGTGAAGAAGAGGAACGGACCCTTTCGCTCGCGAAGCTCGATGAAGGTCTCGATGCCTTCCACCTCTACGATGCCGGAGCCGTCCGGGCGTTCGGGATCGTAGTCGAAGATCTCATCGAGATAGACGTACTCGGCCGCCAGGCGCCCCATATGGCCCCAATTCTCGCGCGCGGTGGCGCGCACCCACGCCTCTTCCCTTTCGGGGAACGCCTTGCGCAAGTTGTCGAGCGCGAGGCGGTGGCGCGGTGTCAGCGGGCCAACCGCTCGGGCGATCGCGGCAGCGGCATCGATGCCGGCCCGCGCAGGGAACCGGCGCAGCACGGCGAGAATTGCGAAGACGAGCTGCGCGAACAGCCAGTCCCCGACGAGATCCAGCTTCTTCTTGAGCCGGAAGAGCGTGGTCTTCATGCCGCGTTCTGGGCCACGTCTTGCCGCATGTCGAGAACGATCTTGCCGAAGACCTCGCGGCCTTCCATGCGCTTCAGTGCCACCTCGATCCCGTCCATGTCGACGCGCGTATCGATCACGGGCGCAACCATGCCCTCCGCCATCTTGGTCATGGCGTTCGCCATGTTCTCCATCCGGCAGCCGAAGGAGCCGAGGAGCTTGAGCTGCTGCTGGAACAGCATCATCAGATTCACTTCGGTCGAGACGCCGGATGTGGAGCCGCAGGTCACGAGCCGCCCGCCGCGCTTCAGGCACAGCATGGAACCGGCGAACGTGTCCTTGCCGACATGCTCGAAGACGACGTCGACGCCCTTCTTCTTCGTCAGCTTGCGCACCACGCCCTCGAAGCGATCGGAGCGGTAATTGATCACGTGATCGGCGCCGAGCGCCCTGGCAGGCTCGATCTTCGCGTCCGATCCCACCGTGGTGATCACCGTCGCACCGTGACGCTTGGCGAGCTGGATCGCGGCCGTGCCGATGCCCGAGCCGCCGGCATGGACGAGGATCGTTTCGCCCGGCCGCAGCCTGGCATTGTCGAACAGCATATGCTCGACCGTGCCGAATGTGACGGGCGCGAGCGCCGCGCCGACCGCGTCGCAGCCGTTCGGGGCTGGCACGAGAAGGCGGGCCGGCAGGTTCACCCGCTCGCAGGCGAAACCGTCGAGATGGAAACCGTGGACGCCCGAGACGTGCTCGCACAGATTGTCACGACCCTCGCGGCAAGGCCGGCAGAGGCCGCAGGTGCGTGCGCCGTAGATCGAGACGCGCTGTCCGGGAACGAGGCCGGAAGCTCCGGGGCCCAGCGCCTCCACGATGCCGGCCGCCTCGGCTCCGATCGTCAGCGGCATCTTGCGCTTGGCGAAGGCCATGCCGCGCCAGCCCCAGACGTCGATGTGGTTGAGCGCCACGACCTCGATGCGCACAGTGACCTCGCCGGCGCCGGGCGCGCCGGGCTCCTCGATCTCGACCTGCCTCAGATCGCGGTCGCCGACGAGTTGAAGTGCACGCATGGAAAAGCTCGTTCTCTGATGGGAGGCGGCGTCAGGAGCGCGGTTCGCGCCCGAGCACCAGCGACACGTTCTGGCCGCCGAAGCCGAATGAGTTCGACAAGGTCGCCGAGACGTCAGCGTTCCGCGCCTTGTTCGGCACCGTGTCGAGCGCGATCGCCGGGTCCGCCTGCTCGTAGTTGATGGTCGGCGGGAGGCTCCCGTCGCGCATGGCCAGAAGCGAGATCACCGCCTCGATCGCCCCCGCGGCCGTCAGCGTGTGTCCGATCATCGACTTGGACGAGGAGACGGGGGTGCCGGCCAGCGCCTCGCCGAACACGGCGGACAGGCCAAGATGCTCCATCCGGTCGTTCTCGGGCGTCGAGGTGCCGTGGGCGTTCACGTAACCGATGTCTGAGGGCGACAGCCCCGCATCGTCGAGCCCGGCCTTGATCGTAGCGATGATCGGCGAGCCGTCCGGCTTGGAGCGGGTGCGGTGGAAATCGTCGGCCTTCTCGCCGCAACCCAGCAGCACACCGTAGACCGTCGCGCCGCGCGCGCGCGCCGATGCCAGCGATTCCAGAACGACCGCGCCGGCGCCCTCGGCCATGACGAAGCCGTCGCGATCCTTCGAAAAGGGCTTGGACGCCTTTTCCGGCACGTCGTTCTGCGTGGAGAGCGCAGAGAGCAGGGAAAAGCGGATCAGCGCTTCGGCCCCGACTGAGCCGTCGGTGCCGATGGCGATGCAGCGGCTCGTCTCGCCGCGCCGGATGGCTTCCACGCCGAGCTGGATGGCGCTCGCCCCCGAGGCGCATGCGGTGGACAGGGTCACGGGCAGGCCGCGCGTGCCGAGAATATCGGCGAGGCGCTCCGAGATGCCGCCGAACAGCGTCAGATCGTAGGTCGCGCTGGAGCGGTGAGAGCGCGCGATCTCCATCAGGCGTTCGTAGCCGGCCTCTTCACGTGCCGAGCCGTCCATCGCGTCGAGGGCGAAGCGGGCGGGCCATTCGAGCTCGATGGGCGGAGCGGCGAGGAAGAGCGGGCCGCCGATCTCGCCTGCCGAAAGGCCGGCCATGGCCAGCGCTTCGCGCCCGGCGCTTTCGGCCAGCGCATAGGAGAGATCGATGCCCGTCCATGGCTCGACCTTCATGAAGTCGACGGTGCCGGCGATCGTTGTGCGCAGGTTCTGCGTGGAGAAGCGCGTGATCGAGTGGATCCCGGAGCGCCCTTCGCGCAAGGCCGCCCAATTGTCCTCCACGCCCTGCCCGAGCGAGGTGACGAGGCCGAGCCCGGTGACGGCGACGACGGGACGTCCGAGATGATCGAAGTCGGCGCTCATGCTGATCGCTCCTGCGCTCCCGGGCCGATGGCGGAGAGGAGGGCGACGCCCTCGCTGCGGGCGTGGCCGACGCCGGTGACGAGTGCCGCGCGCGGCGCGAAGTCCGCCGCCGCTTCCTCGCCGCCGCCTCCGAACGGAGCGGGCATGATGCCCTTGGAAAGCAGGCCCGCGCCGAGCGCGAGGCCGGCCAGGAAATGTGCCTCGAAGGCGTGGCCGAGAAGGCTGCCATAGGCGCGCAACGGCGCGCCCGGCACAGCGGAAGCCAACGCGGCGCGCTCGGCCGCGACTAGGGCGCCAAGGCCCGTGGCGCCTGAGAGAACCAGAAGATCGGCCTGTGCTGCCTCGCTCGCTTCGATCAGACCGGCAATCCGCTTTTCAAGCGCATCGGCGTCGCGCGGCCCGCGATCGCCGGCGACGTGATCGAGCCTGGCATAACCGGGGGCGGAGCGCGCTGCGGCGTGTTCGGCCGATTCGAGGACGAGGAAGGCGCCGACGCTGCCCGGTACCAGCGCGCCTGGCTCGCCGCGCGAGAAGACCGGGCGCCAGTCGCCAGGCGAGAGGAAACCGCCGAGCTCGTAGTTGACGAGAAGGTCCAGCCGCTCGGCCGAGAAGGCGCCGCCGACGAGGCAGACGTCGCTCTGGCCGGCCGCAATCCGTGCGGCCGCCGTCTCGACCGCCGAGATGCCCGCGCCTTCCTCACCCATGAAGGTGCGCGAGGAGCCCGTCACCTTGTGGACGATGGAGATGTTGCCGGCCATCAGGTTGGAGAGCTGGGCCAGGAACAGTGTCGGCCGCAGTTCGCTCGACAGGACCTCGTTCAACAGCGGTCCGCGATCGTCGACGCCGCGCAGACGCTGCATGACGAGAGCATCGACGGCCGGATCGCGTTCGCCGCCGCCGGCGGCCACGATCATGTCGACGCCGGAGCGCGTCTGCTCGTCGGGCGAAATGCCCGCATCCGCGAGCGCGAGCCCGGCCGCGTAGACGCCGAGCCGCTGCCAGGTCTCCATCTGGCGCTGATCGCCCTTCTTGGGGATCTGCGCGGACCAGTCGAGCGCGGGCAGGGGATGGACGACGTTGGGCGTGAAACGTTCGGTCTCGAGCACCGGCTGGATGGCGCGGCCACCCTCCATGAGCGACAGATGCGCCCCGATCCCTTCGCCGAGCGAGCTGACGAGCCCGATCCCGCTGACGAGCACGTCCCGCGTCATTGGCAATGTTCCCGTCCCGTCACGCGAAAGCCTTCGGCCTCAGGCCGACTTGGCTGCGCGCAGTTCGTCGATCTTGGCGACGAGGTTCTTCATCACGAAGTATTCCTCGGTGTCGGCCTCGCCGTCATTGACGCGCTGCGTCCACTTCTCGAGCGGGATCTTGATCCCGAATTCCTTGTCGATCGCGAAGACGATGTCGAGGAAGTCGAGCGAGTCGATCCCCAGATCGTCGATCGTGTGGCTCTCGGGCGTGATCTGGGCGCGGTCGATCTCGCTCGTTTCGGCAATGATGTCGGCGACCCGGTCGAACGTGGAAGACAAGGCGGTCCCTCGAATGCAAGGTTTGTACGATTTGGCGGGGAGCTATAAGGGCTCGTGCCGACTTTGGAAAGCTTTGCAAGAGTGACGAAACGGAGGCGCCACCGCTCGCCTCGTGTCGAATGATTGGCGAAGCGCCTGCTTTCCGCGCTATAGGGCGGCCATGATGCAAAAACGCCAGCCTGCGCGCGCTCCGGTCTTCGCCGTAGCGCCGATGATCGATTGGACGGATCGTCACTGCCGCTACCTGCACCGGCAGCTCAGCGCGCGTGCCCGGCTGTTTACGGAAATGGTGGTCGATCAGGCGATTCTCCACGGCGAACGCGACCGCCTTCTCGGCTTCGCCTCGCAGGAGCATCCGGTCGTTCTCCAGATCGGCGGATCGGACCCGCAGCGCCTCGCGGAAGCGGCGGCGATCGGCGAGGCCTTCGGCTACGACGAAATCAACCTCAATGTCGGCTGCCCGTCCGACCGCGTCCAGTCCGGAGCTTTCGGCGCCTGCCTGATGCTGACGCCCGATCTTGTCGGGCGGTGCGTGGCGGCCATGCGCGCCGCGGTCTCCATCCCCGTCACGGTCAAGTGCCGGATCGGCGTCGACGACCAGGATCCGGGCCCTGCGCTCGACATGCTGGCCGACCATGTGGTGGAAGCGGGGGCCGACGGCATCTGGGTTCATGCGCGCAAGGCGTGGCTGAAGGGGCTCTCGCCGAAGGAAAATCGGGAGATCCCGCCGCTCGACTACGGCCGCGTTCTCGCGCTGAAGGCTCGGATGCCGGAGGTCTTCATCGGACTCAATGGCGGGTTGGGGAGCGTGGAGGCTGCACGGCCCTTCCTCGAACATCTTGACGGGGTGATGCTCGGGCGCGCCGCCTACGGCCAGCCGGGCGATCTCCTGAATGTCGATCCGCTCTATCGCGAAGCGCCGCGCCACGATCTTCACGGCGTCGTCGCGGCGATGGCCGACTATGCGCGAGATCATATCGAGGCGGGAGGGCGCCTCATCCATGTCACGCGGCATATGACGGGGCTCTTCACAGGGCGCCCCGGTGCGCGGCGGTGGCGCCAGATGCTCTCGGAGGGGGCGACGCGTCCCGGCGCCACGGCCGATCTGATCCTCGAAGCCTATGCCTGCGTGGAGCCAACGGCCGACGCCGCATGATCCGTACCCCGAAAGCCTCTCCCTCATGACGCTCGACGCATCGTCCATCCTGTGGCTCGCCGCGATCCTGATCGTGGCCAGCCTCGTCGCCGGCTTCCTCGCCGGCCTCTTCGGCATCGGAGGCGGGGCCGTCACCGTGCCCGTCCTGTTCTCGGCCTTTAACGCCTTCGGCGTCGACCAGAGCCTGACGATGCACATGGCCGTCGGTACGTCGCTAGCGCTCATCATTCCCACCTCCATCCGCTCGCTGTTCGCGCATATGAGGAAGGGAGCGGTGGACAGGACCCTGCTGCGGCAATGGTTGATCGCGGTGCCGCTTGGCGCCGTCGCCGGCGGGTTCCTCGCTGCGATCCTTTCCTCCGAGGGGCTGCGCGGTGTCTTCGCGGTGATCGCTTTCGTCCTTGGCATCCGCATGGCGATCGGCAGGTTGCCGTTCAAGCTGGGGGACGACCTGCCGGGCCGCCTCGGGCGCAGCATCGCCGGCTTCATCATCGGCGCGATCTCGGCCATAATGGGGATCGGCGGCGGCGTTCTCAACAACACCTTCATGACGCTCTACGGCCGCCCGATCCATCAGGCGGTCGCGACATCGGCGGGGGTCGGCCTGTTGATCGCGCTGCCGGGCGTGATCCCCTATGTCGGTTCCGGCTGGGGCGAGGCGGGGCTGCCACCCTTCAGCCTCGGTTATGTCAATCTCGTCGCGCTCGCCGTCCTCATCCCGTTGTCGATGCTGGCGGTCCCGTGGGGCACGACGCTCGCGCATAGGCTGACGCAGCGCCAATTGCAGATCGGCTTTGCGATCTTCCTGTTCTCGGTCTCGGCGCGTTTTGCCTGGAGCCTGCTGTAGCGCTCAGTCGCGCAGGACGAGCCGGTCGCCGCGAAAGTCGACCGAGGAGAGCGTTCCGAGGAAACTCATGCCGAGCAGCGCGAAGCCCGGGCCGCCGCCCTGTGTAACGACAGCCTCGACATTGCGGCGCTCGATGTCTCCGACGCGAAGCGTGTCGATTCGCACCGATGCGGCATCCGCCACGCCGTTGGCGGTCATGATGCGGGTCCCATAGCGCAGCGTGCTGGTGTCGATGCCGATGGCCGCGGCCGTCTCTGGATCGATCGCGACGATGCTCGCGCCGGTGTCGACCAGCATCGGCCCCCGCTCGCCGTTCAACTCGGCATCGAGGTTGAAGTGATTGTCGCGACCGCGCATCACCATGACCTCGCCTGCGTCGGTGACGATGGCG
Protein-coding sequences here:
- a CDS encoding ABC transporter permease; amino-acid sequence: MDWLWAFPQIEPRVLREIARAIDGQYRAFSRSYGTTIEAIFRPLLDFLLWFEQLLLGAPWWLVLAVFGTIIWFSSRSRAITLGALVAFVLIGLLGMWDDAMRTLAVILVCTLLAVAIGVPVGIAMSRSDRLQATLNPVLDVMQTMPSFVYLIPIVMLLGIGLIPGVIVVVVYAMPPVIRLTNLGIRLVDKETLEAADAFGSSPWAKLTEVQLPLALPTIMAGINQTIMMALAMVVVASLIGVRGLGQPVLQAITNQYFTQGLLNGLAIVAIAIVFDRTSQALGRRLQRREGGSDE
- a CDS encoding acyl carrier protein codes for the protein MSSTFDRVADIIAETSEIDRAQITPESHTIDDLGIDSLDFLDIVFAIDKEFGIKIPLEKWTQRVNDGEADTEEYFVMKNLVAKIDELRAAKSA
- a CDS encoding lipid A biosynthesis lauroyl acyltransferase — its product is MKTTLFRLKKKLDLVGDWLFAQLVFAILAVLRRFPARAGIDAAAAIARAVGPLTPRHRLALDNLRKAFPEREEAWVRATARENWGHMGRLAAEYVYLDEIFDYDPERPDGSGIVEVEGIETFIELRERKGPFLFFTGHLGCFELLPICAATFDLEVTVLFRPPNNRFIGRKVLGARRTRGGHLVPSKAGAVWPLAAALQDGKSVGMLVDQKFARGRPGTFFGRPVRTNPLLPKLARQFDAEVYPVRSLRLADGRYRLVLSPRLDLPRDEGGAIDVDASCQLLNDVVEGWVREAPEQWMWFHRRWKV
- a CDS encoding betaine/proline/choline family ABC transporter ATP-binding protein (Members of the family are the ATP-binding subunit of ABC transporters for substrates such as betaine, L-proline or other amino acids, choline, carnitine, etc. The substrate specificity is best determined from the substrate-binding subunit, rather than this subunit, as it interacts with the permease subunit and not with substrate directly.), with translation MSDAAIRLRGLTKLFGSDAGVVAERMRDPEERPALIERYRTRLALRDVDLDVAKGHIQVIMGLSGSGKSTLVRHINRLIEPTSGSVEVDGVDMLGLPERELREVRRRKISMVFQRFALLPHRTVEENVAYGLKAAGVGRAERVERARRWIERVGLAGQETRYPAQLSGGMQQRVGLARALATDADIMLMDEAFSALDPLIRTDMQSLLLDLQGELGRTIVFITHDLDEALRLGDRIAILKDGELVREGTGQEIVLDPQSDYVAAFVGDVDQGRIVEIGALPGLVVPAEGTIAPPGFTLPATTRLREAARRLSDGPADSAAVVDGAGRAIGIVSLDAVVTALTRPSRLERDTLRRLGQTRT
- a CDS encoding beta-ketoacyl-ACP synthase, producing MSADFDHLGRPVVAVTGLGLVTSLGQGVEDNWAALREGRSGIHSITRFSTQNLRTTIAGTVDFMKVEPWTGIDLSYALAESAGREALAMAGLSAGEIGGPLFLAAPPIELEWPARFALDAMDGSAREEAGYERLMEIARSHRSSATYDLTLFGGISERLADILGTRGLPVTLSTACASGASAIQLGVEAIRRGETSRCIAIGTDGSVGAEALIRFSLLSALSTQNDVPEKASKPFSKDRDGFVMAEGAGAVVLESLASARARGATVYGVLLGCGEKADDFHRTRSKPDGSPIIATIKAGLDDAGLSPSDIGYVNAHGTSTPENDRMEHLGLSAVFGEALAGTPVSSSKSMIGHTLTAAGAIEAVISLLAMRDGSLPPTINYEQADPAIALDTVPNKARNADVSATLSNSFGFGGQNVSLVLGREPRS
- a CDS encoding response regulator; translation: MNLTMHLPRIVEFSANFRKDRSDTKPRLGHIVALKQKAKGEVMRILILEDEPLIAMDLEDIVFDGCGAECVLAGNVESGLDRVAEGVDFAFLDFDLGSRSRNSLAVAHDLLKRHVPFCFVSGSLPSLPEAFRDVPRIAKPFRPSEIRRMLPA
- a CDS encoding putative bifunctional diguanylate cyclase/phosphodiesterase: MLLTIAKRYLATFGGGLAIAAFIALGTTWLGQSTIERLVQENANHRAATFADYLLANRERLDALVTGVARVPDIETRIRNAAALAQITGFSIFDQTGAEVFSTGAKGEAWMLRDRPGGVSQGRRLSHETLAREGYWQMASGAGDIPSIVMPLIEDGRPVAYLSAQIDTTAENIAFARTLSLASLQLLAILFVAAGLPALLYMRRKRRMDEADERIVFLHNHDSLTTLLNRRRMHEETDRILSTSRATRERMALWFIDVDGLGDINDSMGQACGDELLRAIAARLGEIAERGDLVARIGPDEFAILQRGVRAEENLHAFAHRITAAMSDPIELDGGRVVPGLSIGAAMTPEHGRSYTDLIKHAELAFLHQKAVRREEFTLFRPSMDTDSHRRRQMEQLLREALSGNGFELFYQPIVSGQSQELIGFEALIRMPDGEGGFVPPSVFIPIAEARGYIKDIGSWVIGEAARQAALWPEHLFVSVNLSAVQFHDGDLVEIVRRALAEAGIPGHRLGIEVVESLLLEQSDAILEQLRALKTLGVSVDMDDFGTGYSSLGYLWRFPFDKLKIDQSFMAAFDEGKTSIPQILETIIALAHNLGLKVTAEGIETQEQADLLRAFGCDQLQGFFFGRPVSATHVAGELLQSMSTRRSQPITVLQPASLSVQ
- a CDS encoding beta-ketoacyl-ACP synthase; this translates as MPMTRDVLVSGIGLVSSLGEGIGAHLSLMEGGRAIQPVLETERFTPNVVHPLPALDWSAQIPKKGDQRQMETWQRLGVYAAGLALADAGISPDEQTRSGVDMIVAAGGGERDPAVDALVMQRLRGVDDRGPLLNEVLSSELRPTLFLAQLSNLMAGNISIVHKVTGSSRTFMGEEGAGISAVETAAARIAAGQSDVCLVGGAFSAERLDLLVNYELGGFLSPGDWRPVFSRGEPGALVPGSVGAFLVLESAEHAAARSAPGYARLDHVAGDRGPRDADALEKRIAGLIEASEAAQADLLVLSGATGLGALVAAERAALASAVPGAPLRAYGSLLGHAFEAHFLAGLALGAGLLSKGIMPAPFGGGGEEAAADFAPRAALVTGVGHARSEGVALLSAIGPGAQERSA
- a CDS encoding zinc-binding dehydrogenase, whose protein sequence is MRALQLVGDRDLRQVEIEEPGAPGAGEVTVRIEVVALNHIDVWGWRGMAFAKRKMPLTIGAEAAGIVEALGPGASGLVPGQRVSIYGARTCGLCRPCREGRDNLCEHVSGVHGFHLDGFACERVNLPARLLVPAPNGCDAVGAALAPVTFGTVEHMLFDNARLRPGETILVHAGGSGIGTAAIQLAKRHGATVITTVGSDAKIEPARALGADHVINYRSDRFEGVVRKLTKKKGVDVVFEHVGKDTFAGSMLCLKRGGRLVTCGSTSGVSTEVNLMMLFQQQLKLLGSFGCRMENMANAMTKMAEGMVAPVIDTRVDMDGIEVALKRMEGREVFGKIVLDMRQDVAQNAA